The genomic segment TATAACTTCAAAATTACTGCTGTTCttaaacagttttttttgtgtcataatatttatgatttattcttcaatatgaatattttatttaaattgtcCATATTGTATTCAACATATCACAACATATCAACATTCAACTTTCAACATATTACACTTAATTTTCTACGGAAAAACGTATTATACAATATGTGCGATAATGTTTGGATCGTTTAGCACTGTGAGTCGCATCTCAGACTCATAGCCTACTCATAGTGTTTTTGGCCATCGACTTCACGTAACGAAACGATGAAATATTACTTCTGCTGCGAAGCACACCGTTGCCAACAGAAGCAAAACGCCACACAGGAAAAATCCCCCCGATATTTGATTCCACTTTAAGCTAGATGGTTCCGGTTGCTCTTTTGCGTTCCAGTAGCGGTCGTCGCGATATTGTTCTGCCCAATGTTGCGTTAAACCCGCGGCATGAAGTTGATATATTAGGGCGTCAAAAGACTCCACCAATGGTGTTGATTTTGGATAGTGAAATGCTGTATTATAGGCGAATCCTGTATATTTGCTTACATATACAATACcacgttttccattttttttcacGTAGTAGGCAACAATATCGAAGGGAAGAGCCAAAACTCCGCCGAGTCGGTTCTGGGATAATTGGTAACAGAGTTCGtctatgtttatgttttcattctgTATCGGTTTTATCTTGCTGGAATGTTTCGGTAAAAACAGTATAAATTAATGACAAAAACTCGGGTATCAAGCCAAAGCAGCTCCATTTACTCACTTTCTAGGAATCATAGGATTCTGTGAGTAAAATTCCACCGTTGTGCGGTACATCGTATAGTGATAGCCGGCCTCATTGATAGCGCTCAGGGTGTGTAAATCGGGTGCAAGCAAATCCGAAGCCTGCAGTTGCTTGAACATTGCTGCTTGGTAGAGTGTCCGGATAATCAGTGTGTTGATGACGAATCCAATGACAAATATTCGTGAACTATTCAAGCGAAGGGTTCCTGTCGATCCTCCCATCAGAAGAACCCACAGCGTGTACATCGGATAGAGAATTCTTTCACATACTGCAacgattttcactttcacccaCAGCAGTGTCAATGCTCCAAAGATCGCATACCCTAAGCCAATGCACAGCCAGGCATCGATTTTTAAGggccggaaaagtttttcaaacgACGTGTACGGACGTTTTGGCGGTGTGAATAAACTCATCTGCGACATAAAGCTAGGTGCACCCGCTTTTAGGTACGTATATCGGCTATGCTGAAATCCTAAACTGCTAAATCCGAAGTCCACTTCATGCCTCTGTATCATACCCAAAAGACCAGTGCTATTGGTAGCACTTAGTATTCCCCATTTTACTTTATGCTTTGGAACAACATACTGAATCGAGAAACCTAGCTTCTCTGATATAGCGTGCGCAATAGACACCTCTAGTCCAAAGTGCACGGTTTGGTTTTCTTCGATTCGGTACATTGAAAAAGGTTGCACTTGCACCACGCCCGCTGTTAAAGTGCAACCGTGGAAATCTGAGATGCGACTCACAAACCACTTGTCCAAACTATCCCAAGCACCTCCTGTGACTA from the Anopheles cruzii unplaced genomic scaffold, idAnoCruzAS_RS32_06 scaffold03221_ctg1, whole genome shotgun sequence genome contains:
- the LOC128276955 gene encoding uncharacterized protein LOC128276955, with amino-acid sequence MIQRHEVDFGFSSLGFQHSRYTYLKAGAPSFMSQMSLFTPPKRPYTSFEKLFRPLKIDAWLCIGLGYAIFGALTLLWVKVKIVAVCERILYPMYTLWVLLMGGSTGTLRLNSSRIFVIGFVINTLIIRTLYQAAMFKQLQASDLLAPDLHTLSAINEAGYHYTMYRTTVEFYSQNPMIPRNKIKPIQNENINIDELCYQLSQNRLGGVLALPFDIVAYYVKKNGKRGIVYVSKYTGFAYNTAFHYPKSTPLVESFDALIYQLHAAGLTQHWAEQYRDDRYWNAKEQPEPSSLKWNQISGGFFLCGVLLLLATVCFAAE